The following are encoded together in the Saliniramus fredricksonii genome:
- a CDS encoding ABC transporter permease has translation MKAFFKRFARNKGAVVGLIILAIILAAAILAPLLYPTSPWRMVTRPFLPPMSPGGFWLGTDALGRDVASGIMHGARVSLIIGLVSTLTALAIGIPIGALAGYFGGLIDDALMRFTEFFQTIPAFALAIVIVAILQPSLFSIVLAIAIVSWPPVARLVRGEVLSLRTREYVQASIVIGQTTSRIILTQVLPNTIAPITVMASIMVASAILLESALSFLGLGDPNMMTWGYMIGAGRTRLIEAWWISFFPGVAIFLTVLALNLVGEGLNDALNPRLSREGG, from the coding sequence ATGAAGGCATTCTTCAAGCGCTTTGCCCGCAACAAGGGCGCGGTGGTCGGCCTGATCATCCTGGCGATCATCCTCGCAGCGGCGATCCTCGCCCCACTGCTTTATCCGACCTCGCCGTGGCGGATGGTGACGCGTCCGTTCCTGCCGCCGATGTCGCCGGGCGGATTCTGGCTCGGCACCGATGCGCTGGGGCGCGACGTTGCCTCCGGGATCATGCATGGGGCCCGCGTCTCGCTGATCATCGGGCTGGTCTCGACCCTGACGGCGCTGGCCATCGGAATTCCGATCGGCGCGCTCGCGGGATATTTCGGCGGGCTGATCGATGACGCGCTGATGCGCTTCACCGAATTCTTCCAGACCATACCCGCCTTCGCGCTCGCCATCGTCATCGTGGCGATCCTGCAGCCCTCGCTTTTTTCGATCGTGCTCGCCATCGCCATCGTCTCCTGGCCCCCGGTGGCGCGACTCGTGCGCGGGGAGGTGTTGTCGTTGCGGACACGCGAATATGTGCAGGCCTCGATCGTGATCGGCCAAACGACCTCGCGCATCATCCTGACCCAGGTTCTGCCCAATACGATCGCGCCGATCACGGTGATGGCCTCGATCATGGTCGCCTCGGCGATCCTGCTCGAATCGGCGCTCTCCTTCCTCGGGCTGGGCGATCCCAACATGATGACCTGGGGCTACATGATCGGTGCGGGCCGCACGCGCCTGATCGAGGCCTGGTGGATCAGCTTCTTCCCCGGTGTTGCGATCTTCCTCACGGTGCTCGCTCTCAATCTGGTGGGTGAGGGGCTCAACGACGCGCTCAATCCGCGTCTCTCGCGGGAGGGTGGCTGA
- a CDS encoding ABC transporter ATP-binding protein: MSVLAIDNLSLALPKLADRAHAVQGLSLSIDAGETLCVVGESGSGKSMTAHAVIGLLPSAVKPAGGSIRLAGRELIGLSDGEMRKLRGRDVGMIFQEPMTSLNPVMRISDQILETFESHRMFDAQKRMRRTFELLEEVGLPDPKHIARAFPHELSGGQRQRVMIAVALALEPRLLIADEPTTALDVTTQAQILKLVDELRHKHGTAVLFITHDFGVVAEIADDVAVLQNGLCVESGRAQDVLENPTHDYTKRLLAAVPSLTPPPPKDLSGEPDALIVRNLHKTYGGRGFFSGSARKVVAAKDVEFTIKRGETLGLVGESGSGKSTVGRCIMRLTEPDDGFIKVGDTEFHGVPPRQLRPLRKRIQMVFQDPYASLNPRRTAGRIIAEGPEAQGVPRVDAEKRARELLELVGLGASSAERYPHEFSGGQRQRIGIARALALDPDVLVADEPVSALDVSVQAQILDLIQDLQKRLGLAILFVTHDLRVAAQVCDRIAVMQRGEIVELERTARLFENPKHPYTRALLAAVPGAHAKMAAA, translated from the coding sequence ATGAGCGTCCTGGCAATCGACAATCTCTCCCTCGCTCTTCCGAAACTCGCCGATCGCGCCCATGCGGTGCAGGGGCTCAGCCTGTCGATTGATGCCGGCGAGACCTTGTGTGTCGTGGGCGAATCGGGCTCGGGGAAATCGATGACGGCGCATGCCGTGATCGGGCTCCTGCCCAGTGCCGTGAAGCCGGCGGGCGGCTCGATCAGGCTTGCCGGGCGTGAGCTGATCGGGCTCTCTGACGGCGAGATGCGCAAGCTGCGCGGACGCGATGTCGGCATGATCTTCCAGGAGCCGATGACCTCGCTCAATCCGGTCATGCGGATTTCCGACCAGATCCTCGAGACCTTCGAATCGCATCGCATGTTCGATGCGCAGAAACGCATGCGGCGCACTTTCGAATTGCTCGAGGAAGTCGGGCTGCCCGATCCGAAACATATCGCGCGGGCGTTTCCGCATGAACTCTCCGGCGGTCAGCGCCAGCGGGTGATGATCGCCGTGGCGCTCGCGCTGGAGCCCAGGCTCCTCATCGCCGACGAGCCGACCACGGCGCTCGACGTGACGACGCAGGCGCAGATCCTCAAGCTGGTGGATGAATTGCGTCACAAGCACGGGACAGCGGTTTTGTTCATCACCCACGATTTCGGCGTGGTGGCCGAGATCGCCGATGATGTTGCCGTGCTGCAGAACGGTCTGTGCGTCGAGAGCGGGCGGGCGCAGGACGTCCTGGAAAATCCCACGCATGACTATACGAAACGCCTTCTCGCCGCCGTGCCCTCGCTGACGCCACCGCCGCCCAAGGATCTCTCGGGCGAGCCGGATGCGCTGATCGTGCGCAATCTGCACAAGACCTATGGCGGGCGCGGCTTCTTCAGTGGGAGCGCGCGCAAGGTGGTCGCGGCGAAGGATGTTGAATTTACCATCAAACGCGGCGAGACGCTCGGGCTCGTGGGCGAATCCGGCTCCGGCAAGTCCACGGTCGGGCGCTGCATCATGCGCCTGACCGAGCCTGATGACGGCTTCATCAAGGTGGGCGATACCGAATTCCACGGCGTGCCGCCGCGCCAGTTGCGGCCCTTGCGCAAGCGCATCCAGATGGTCTTCCAGGATCCTTACGCCTCGCTCAACCCCCGCCGCACCGCCGGGCGGATCATTGCCGAGGGGCCGGAGGCGCAGGGTGTGCCGCGCGTGGATGCCGAGAAGCGGGCGCGCGAATTGCTCGAACTGGTCGGGCTCGGCGCGTCATCGGCCGAGCGCTATCCGCACGAATTCTCCGGCGGCCAGCGCCAGCGCATCGGGATTGCCCGTGCGCTTGCCCTCGATCCGGACGTGCTGGTGGCGGATGAGCCCGTCTCGGCGCTCGATGTCTCGGTGCAGGCGCAGATCCTCGATCTGATCCAGGACCTGCAGAAGCGGCTGGGGCTGGCCATCCTCTTCGTCACCCACGATCTGCGCGTGGCGGCGCAGGTCTGCGACCGGATCGCGGTGATGCAACGGGGCGAGATCGTCGAGCTCGAGCGGACGGCCAGGCTCTTCGAGAATCCGAAGCACCCCTATACCCGCGCGCTGCTCGCGGCGGTGCCGGGTGCGCATGCGAAGATGGCGGCGGCGTGA
- a CDS encoding alpha/beta hydrolase, which yields MIDPALFKDEAIAPETRALNAEIVEKLSALPDQWSFPIDVVRKARREGRGPFPALPHSPRARWIEIDGPAGPIDLRILAPDETRAVYLHIHGGGWSWGSPDEQDPEFERLAELGVATVSVRYRLAPENPYPAAPDDCEAAALWLVREAQGLFGTQVLMIGGESAGAHLALVTMLRLRDRHGLTPFAGANLFAGCYDLALTPSVRNWGSEKLILNARDITIFAQNLCGDHDRADPDLSPLLADLAGLPPVLVSIGTRDPLLDDSLFLATRLATANVPVDLAIYPGGCHMFQRFGIALSEEALTRVDGFFRERVG from the coding sequence ATGATCGATCCGGCATTGTTCAAGGACGAGGCCATCGCGCCTGAAACCCGCGCGCTCAACGCGGAGATCGTCGAAAAGCTCTCGGCCCTGCCCGACCAGTGGTCGTTTCCCATCGATGTGGTGCGCAAGGCGCGGCGCGAGGGGCGCGGGCCGTTTCCCGCCCTGCCGCATTCCCCGCGCGCCCGCTGGATCGAGATCGACGGCCCGGCCGGGCCGATCGATCTGCGCATTCTTGCACCCGACGAGACCCGCGCCGTCTACCTGCATATTCATGGCGGCGGCTGGAGCTGGGGTTCGCCTGACGAGCAGGATCCGGAATTCGAGCGGCTTGCGGAACTTGGCGTCGCCACGGTTTCCGTGCGTTACCGGCTGGCCCCCGAAAACCCCTATCCCGCGGCTCCCGATGATTGCGAGGCGGCGGCGCTCTGGCTCGTGCGCGAGGCGCAGGGCCTGTTCGGCACGCAGGTGCTGATGATCGGCGGCGAATCCGCTGGCGCGCATCTCGCCCTCGTCACCATGCTGCGCCTGCGCGACCGCCACGGGCTCACGCCCTTTGCCGGCGCCAACCTCTTCGCCGGCTGCTACGATCTCGCCCTGACGCCGAGCGTGCGCAACTGGGGGTCGGAGAAGCTGATCCTGAACGCCCGCGACATCACCATCTTCGCGCAGAATCTCTGCGGCGATCACGACCGCGCCGACCCGGATCTCTCGCCGCTTCTGGCTGATCTCGCGGGCCTGCCGCCGGTACTGGTGAGCATCGGCACCCGCGACCCGCTCCTCGACGACAGCCTCTTCCTCGCCACCCGCCTCGCCACCGCGAACGTCCCCGTCGACCTCGCCATCTATCCCGGCGGCTGCCACATGTTCCAACGCTTCGGGATCGCGCTCTCCGAAGAAGCGCTGACGCGGGTGGACGGGTTTTTCAGGGAGCGGGTGGGGTGA
- the gshB gene encoding glutathione synthase, which yields MSLKVAVQMDPIDAIRIAGDTTFALLLEAQRRGHELHYYTPDHLSMRDGQVVAGLQILSVKDVQGEHAELGPRVRTPLDAMDVVLMRQDPPFDLSYITATHLLERIHPRTLVVNDPANVRNAPEKIFVTLFPELMPPTLISRDKDEIQDFRKEHGAVVMKPLHGHGGAAVVRLMPDDPNFGSLFDMFAVTFREPWVIQRFLPQITEGDKRIILVDGEARGAINRVPAVGDIRSNMVRGGAATTTQFTPREREICARIGPHLRDMGLILVGIDVIDGNLTEINVTSPTGIRAIANLGGPDLAVDVWESIEAKRSAGGEGV from the coding sequence ATGAGTCTCAAGGTTGCAGTGCAGATGGATCCGATCGACGCGATCAGGATCGCCGGCGATACGACATTCGCGCTCCTGCTCGAAGCGCAAAGGCGCGGGCATGAGCTGCACTATTACACGCCTGATCACCTTTCCATGCGCGACGGGCAGGTCGTGGCCGGGTTGCAGATTCTGAGTGTCAAGGATGTGCAGGGCGAGCATGCGGAGCTCGGGCCGCGCGTGCGCACGCCGCTCGATGCGATGGATGTGGTGCTGATGCGCCAGGATCCGCCCTTTGATCTCTCCTATATCACGGCGACGCATCTGCTCGAGCGCATCCATCCGCGCACGCTGGTGGTGAACGATCCCGCCAACGTGCGCAATGCGCCGGAAAAAATCTTCGTCACACTCTTCCCCGAACTGATGCCGCCGACCCTGATCAGCCGCGACAAGGACGAGATTCAGGATTTCCGCAAGGAACACGGCGCGGTGGTGATGAAGCCGCTGCACGGCCATGGCGGCGCTGCGGTCGTGCGGCTGATGCCGGATGATCCGAATTTCGGCTCGCTGTTCGACATGTTCGCCGTCACCTTCCGCGAGCCCTGGGTGATCCAGCGCTTCCTTCCGCAGATTACCGAGGGCGACAAGCGCATCATCCTCGTCGATGGCGAGGCGCGCGGCGCCATCAACCGGGTGCCGGCAGTCGGCGATATCCGCTCCAACATGGTGCGCGGCGGCGCGGCGACGACGACGCAGTTCACGCCCCGTGAACGCGAGATCTGCGCAAGGATCGGCCCGCATCTGCGCGATATGGGCCTGATTCTCGTCGGCATCGACGTGATCGACGGCAATCTCACCGAGATCAACGTCACTTCGCCCACGGGTATCCGCGCCATCGCCAATCTCGGCGGCCCGGATCTCGCGGTGGATGTGTGGGAGAGCATTGAGGCCAAACGCTCAGCAGGCGGGGAGGGTGTCTGA
- a CDS encoding lipid kinase: MPNGNGRNPDDDSIRERSRRVLFICNKTSGKAAEAKDEAVAHLSRHEHIMLTIADCPDRSRLSDFIIDQKKSCDLVVLGGGDGTINAAARGLIAAQVPLGIIPLGTANDLARTLGIPEDLQQATDIIANGIERRIDLGEINGIPFFNVASIGLSTDLAMQLSSGIKKRFGKIGYVFAAISSMFRARSFHATIESQAGTVDVRTFQIAVGNGLFYGGGMAIEQNAKIDDGTLDLYSLELGGAWKLALVAPSLRTGDHQAVPEIRAESGTCFKVRTRRRRPINADGEILARTPAEFRILPRAIAVMTAVDAPGITGADGAAV; the protein is encoded by the coding sequence ATGCCGAATGGCAATGGCCGAAATCCCGATGACGATTCGATCCGTGAGCGTTCACGGCGCGTCCTGTTCATCTGCAACAAGACCAGCGGAAAGGCCGCCGAGGCGAAGGACGAAGCCGTCGCGCATCTGAGCCGTCATGAGCATATAATGCTGACGATCGCCGACTGCCCGGATCGCTCACGTCTTTCGGATTTCATCATCGACCAGAAGAAAAGCTGCGATCTCGTGGTTCTGGGCGGGGGTGACGGAACTATCAACGCAGCAGCGCGCGGCCTCATCGCCGCGCAGGTACCGCTCGGCATCATTCCCCTCGGCACGGCCAACGACCTCGCCCGCACGCTGGGCATTCCCGAGGACCTGCAACAGGCGACGGACATCATCGCAAACGGAATCGAACGACGCATTGATCTCGGCGAGATCAACGGCATCCCCTTCTTCAATGTCGCGAGTATCGGCCTCTCGACGGATCTTGCGATGCAATTGTCGTCGGGCATCAAGAAGCGCTTCGGCAAGATCGGCTATGTCTTCGCCGCCATTTCGTCGATGTTCCGGGCGCGCAGCTTTCACGCCACGATCGAATCGCAAGCGGGAACGGTCGATGTGCGCACGTTTCAGATCGCTGTCGGAAACGGACTTTTCTACGGGGGCGGCATGGCGATCGAGCAGAATGCGAAGATCGACGACGGCACCCTCGACCTCTACAGCCTCGAACTCGGCGGCGCCTGGAAGCTGGCGCTGGTCGCCCCTTCCCTGCGCACCGGCGATCATCAGGCCGTGCCGGAAATCCGCGCCGAATCCGGTACGTGTTTCAAGGTGCGGACCCGCCGGCGCCGCCCGATCAACGCAGATGGCGAAATCCTTGCGCGCACCCCGGCGGAATTTCGCATCCTGCCCAGGGCCATCGCAGTGATGACGGCGGTTGATGCGCCCGGCATCACGGGCGCTGACGGCGCGGCAGTGTAA
- a CDS encoding ABC transporter substrate-binding protein, whose product MIQKKTGRALATTALALLLSAGVVAMQPQDAKAQPQSGGTVQLAVTPEPPSLMLGLFQNGPTQMIAGDIYESLLRYDTDLTPQPSLAESWEISDDQLVYTFKLREGVLWHDGEPFTADDVVFSLDVFLREVHPRWRPTVDAQVASIEKTGDYEVTITLNEPFEPIMLSFEVGTTPIIPAHIYEGTDYRANEMNATPIGTGPMKFVEWESGSYVHLERNEDYYLEGQPYIDEVFYRFIPDAASRAVAFETGDIDVLTGGSVEIFDVPRLAEQDNVCVTTDGWEMFSPHAWIALNVREGALAEKSFRQAMMYAIDREFAQEVVWSGYGTVANSPISSRTLFHSDDLPEYNYDRDRARELIAESGYDGETLDFMVLPYGETWTRWAEATRQDLEDVGINVNLVTTDVPGWTERLGSFNFEMTHNFLYQYGDPALGVARSYVSSNIVEGNPFSNVMGYANEEVDRLFAEAANAPSEERPALYQEVQEILVDELPVLWMIEMDFPTVYRCDLQDFITTAIGVNDTFRDAWLQQ is encoded by the coding sequence ATGATCCAGAAAAAGACAGGGCGTGCGCTCGCCACGACTGCGTTGGCGCTCCTCTTGAGCGCCGGCGTCGTTGCGATGCAGCCGCAGGACGCCAAGGCCCAGCCGCAAAGCGGTGGAACCGTGCAGCTCGCCGTCACCCCGGAGCCCCCGAGCCTGATGCTCGGCCTGTTCCAGAACGGCCCCACCCAGATGATCGCGGGCGATATCTACGAATCGCTCCTGCGCTACGATACCGATCTGACGCCGCAGCCCTCGCTCGCGGAGAGCTGGGAGATCTCGGACGACCAGCTCGTCTACACTTTCAAGCTGCGCGAGGGCGTGCTGTGGCATGACGGCGAGCCGTTTACCGCCGATGACGTCGTCTTCTCGCTCGACGTCTTCCTGCGCGAGGTGCATCCGCGCTGGCGCCCGACAGTCGATGCGCAGGTCGCCTCCATCGAGAAGACGGGCGATTACGAGGTCACGATCACGCTCAACGAGCCCTTCGAGCCGATCATGCTGAGCTTCGAGGTCGGCACCACGCCGATCATCCCGGCCCACATCTACGAGGGCACGGATTACCGGGCCAACGAGATGAATGCGACACCGATCGGCACCGGGCCGATGAAGTTCGTCGAATGGGAGAGCGGTTCCTACGTGCATCTCGAGCGCAACGAGGATTACTACCTCGAGGGCCAACCCTATATTGACGAGGTCTTTTACCGCTTCATTCCCGACGCCGCCTCGCGCGCGGTTGCCTTCGAGACCGGGGATATCGACGTTCTGACCGGCGGTTCGGTCGAGATCTTCGATGTGCCGCGCCTCGCGGAACAGGACAATGTCTGCGTCACGACGGATGGCTGGGAAATGTTCTCCCCGCATGCCTGGATCGCGCTCAATGTGCGTGAAGGCGCGCTTGCGGAGAAGAGCTTCCGGCAGGCGATGATGTATGCGATCGACCGGGAATTTGCGCAGGAGGTGGTCTGGTCCGGCTACGGCACGGTCGCCAACAGCCCGATCTCATCGCGCACCCTGTTCCATTCCGACGATCTGCCCGAATACAACTACGATCGGGATCGCGCGCGCGAACTGATCGCGGAATCGGGCTATGACGGCGAAACCCTCGACTTCATGGTCCTGCCCTATGGCGAGACCTGGACGCGCTGGGCGGAAGCCACGCGCCAGGATCTGGAAGACGTGGGCATCAACGTGAACCTGGTCACCACCGATGTTCCCGGCTGGACTGAGCGTTTGGGAAGCTTCAACTTCGAGATGACGCACAACTTCCTCTATCAGTACGGCGATCCGGCGCTGGGCGTGGCGCGTTCCTACGTGTCGAGCAACATCGTCGAGGGCAACCCGTTCTCCAACGTGATGGGTTACGCCAACGAGGAGGTCGACCGGCTCTTTGCCGAGGCGGCCAATGCGCCGTCCGAGGAACGTCCTGCGCTCTATCAGGAGGTGCAGGAGATCCTTGTCGATGAGTTGCCGGTGCTGTGGATGATCGAGATGGACTTCCCCACCGTCTATCGCTGCGATCTGCAGGATTTCATCACCACGGCGATCGGTGTCAACGACACCTTCCGCGATGCCTGGCTGCAGCAGTAA
- a CDS encoding secondary thiamine-phosphate synthase enzyme YjbQ, whose product MSAPGKSKQTSLTIRSDGPGLTEFTPIVSLFVRESGIETGLLTLFVRHTSCSLLIQENADPDVRADLQEFFARLVPEGMEWVVHSIEGPDDMPAHIKAALTQTSLSIPIMDGKLALGTWQGIYLFEHRAAAHDREVLLHISA is encoded by the coding sequence GTGAGTGCACCCGGCAAGAGCAAACAGACGAGCCTGACGATTCGCAGCGACGGGCCGGGGCTCACCGAGTTCACGCCGATCGTCTCGCTCTTCGTGCGCGAAAGCGGTATCGAGACCGGCCTGTTGACGCTGTTCGTGCGCCATACCTCATGCTCGCTGCTGATCCAGGAGAATGCGGATCCGGATGTCCGCGCCGATCTGCAGGAATTCTTCGCCCGCCTCGTGCCCGAGGGGATGGAATGGGTGGTGCACAGCATTGAGGGCCCCGATGACATGCCGGCCCATATCAAGGCGGCGCTGACGCAGACATCGCTGTCGATCCCGATCATGGACGGCAAGCTCGCACTCGGTACGTGGCAGGGTATCTACCTGTTCGAGCATCGCGCGGCGGCGCATGACCGTGAGGTGTTGCTTCATATTTCGGCATGA
- a CDS encoding multicopper oxidase family protein, translating into MPRSFSPVLLATAALATLAIAPAQAQHSHGHSHGASDTSVTERPALPQDALAPFVDPLTIPPRAQPVGEHEGKPLYEVTMKMVSQKVHRDLPPTPVFAYDGIWPGPTFDIPVDQPIAVNWVNALPEEYPDWLPVTIGHHVPDKVVRTVVHLHGGITPSVHDGYPEWMWDPGEAALYEYPNLDHQGDGAMFWYHDHAMGNTRLNVYAGLQGFYLLRNQEREAALGLPSGDYEIPLVLQDRNFAEDGSLVYDGVCRNFGIVNGTVFPYQEIEPRRYRFRILNGANFRIMRLALSNGAKMSVIGVDDGFLDETVETDELLLAPAERADVIIDFSDMAGEEITLRNTTSCFGPQREQDTRSGDTELPHLMQFRVSESVSEPDTSRIPANPVADEGETARLLAAATVTRDITLDNPEGFKFLLENKGFDAPVSIEPHLGDTEIWNLINLTDEAHPIHVHLISYRIVERIPFRENGVEDYIADRDAGTLAPLESYLDMDGAIPAPPVEHGPKDVALAPFDHVTRIAMEWYGFEGLYVIHCHILEHEDDDMMRPIRVLAARE; encoded by the coding sequence ATGCCCCGATCGTTTTCCCCTGTCCTCCTCGCCACCGCAGCCCTCGCCACCCTCGCCATCGCGCCCGCCCAGGCGCAGCACAGCCACGGCCACAGCCATGGCGCGTCGGATACCTCCGTGACCGAGCGCCCGGCTCTGCCGCAGGATGCGCTCGCGCCTTTCGTTGATCCGCTGACGATCCCGCCGCGGGCGCAACCGGTGGGGGAGCATGAGGGGAAGCCGCTCTACGAGGTCACCATGAAGATGGTCTCGCAGAAGGTGCATCGCGATCTGCCGCCGACGCCCGTCTTCGCCTATGACGGGATCTGGCCGGGGCCCACCTTCGACATCCCGGTCGACCAGCCTATCGCGGTGAATTGGGTGAATGCGCTGCCGGAGGAATATCCCGACTGGCTGCCCGTCACGATCGGCCATCATGTGCCGGACAAGGTGGTGCGCACGGTGGTGCATCTGCATGGCGGGATCACGCCGAGCGTGCATGACGGCTATCCGGAGTGGATGTGGGATCCGGGCGAGGCGGCGCTCTACGAGTATCCCAATCTCGACCACCAGGGCGACGGCGCGATGTTCTGGTATCACGACCACGCCATGGGCAATACGCGCCTCAATGTCTATGCCGGGCTGCAGGGTTTCTATCTGTTGCGCAATCAGGAGAGAGAGGCCGCACTCGGCCTGCCTTCGGGGGATTACGAAATCCCGCTCGTCCTGCAGGATCGCAATTTCGCCGAGGATGGCAGCCTCGTCTATGATGGGGTTTGCCGCAATTTCGGCATCGTGAACGGCACGGTGTTTCCCTACCAGGAGATCGAGCCGCGCCGCTATCGCTTCCGCATCCTCAACGGCGCCAATTTCCGCATCATGCGGCTGGCCTTGTCGAATGGGGCGAAGATGTCGGTGATCGGGGTCGATGACGGCTTCCTCGACGAGACGGTGGAGACGGATGAACTCCTGCTCGCCCCGGCGGAGCGCGCGGACGTGATCATCGATTTCTCGGACATGGCGGGGGAAGAGATCACGCTCCGGAATACGACCTCCTGCTTCGGCCCGCAGCGTGAGCAGGATACCCGCTCCGGCGATACGGAACTGCCGCATCTGATGCAGTTTCGCGTCAGTGAAAGCGTGTCAGAGCCCGATACCAGCCGTATCCCGGCCAATCCGGTGGCAGACGAGGGCGAGACCGCGCGGCTTCTGGCTGCGGCCACGGTGACGCGTGACATCACCCTCGACAATCCGGAGGGCTTCAAGTTTCTCCTCGAAAACAAGGGCTTCGACGCCCCGGTCTCGATCGAGCCGCATCTGGGTGATACCGAGATCTGGAACCTGATCAATCTGACCGATGAAGCCCATCCCATCCACGTGCATCTGATCAGCTACCGCATCGTCGAGCGCATCCCCTTCCGCGAAAACGGGGTCGAGGATTACATCGCCGACCGCGATGCCGGCACGCTCGCGCCGCTGGAGAGCTATCTTGACATGGATGGTGCGATTCCCGCGCCGCCCGTTGAGCACGGCCCCAAGGATGTGGCGCTCGCACCGTTCGACCATGTCACCCGGATTGCGATGGAATGGTATGGATTCGAAGGGCTCTACGTGATCCATTGCCATATCCTCGAGCATGAGGATGATGACATGATGCGCCCGATCCGGGTGCTCGCCGCGCGCGAATAA
- a CDS encoding ABC transporter permease, with protein MPLLRFIAGRLVKGVIVLIAIATMNFFLIRAAPGDPASVLAGEAGAADEEFIRQLREQFGLDQPIMTQLWIYLTDIVTLDLGFSYRQGRPVLELIMERLPATLLLTGAAFIFSLTLGIIFGILAARRVGKWSDTAITTGALFFYATPLFWIALMSQIIFALWLGWLPNTGFRTIGAGYTGLRHALDVGMHLILPAATLGLFFTALYTRMMRASMLEIAGSDFVKTARAKGVPEGRIVRRHIARNAILPVVTLAGLQAGQIVGGAVLTETVFGWPGIGRLMFEALAQRDYQVLLGVFFVSSAMVVLFNLITDVVYRVADPRIEVGR; from the coding sequence ATGCCACTTTTGCGATTCATCGCGGGGCGGCTGGTCAAGGGCGTCATCGTCCTGATCGCCATCGCGACCATGAACTTCTTCCTGATCCGCGCAGCGCCCGGTGATCCGGCTTCGGTGCTCGCCGGTGAAGCGGGGGCTGCGGATGAAGAATTCATCCGCCAATTGCGCGAGCAGTTCGGCCTCGACCAGCCGATCATGACGCAGCTCTGGATCTATCTGACCGATATCGTCACGCTCGATCTCGGTTTCTCCTATCGCCAGGGACGCCCGGTGCTCGAACTGATCATGGAGCGCCTGCCGGCGACGCTGCTGCTCACCGGTGCGGCCTTCATCTTCTCGCTGACCCTTGGCATCATCTTCGGCATCCTCGCCGCGCGCCGGGTCGGGAAATGGTCCGATACGGCGATCACGACCGGGGCGCTGTTCTTCTATGCGACGCCGTTGTTCTGGATCGCGCTGATGAGCCAGATCATCTTCGCGCTCTGGCTCGGCTGGCTGCCCAATACGGGTTTTCGCACGATCGGCGCGGGCTATACGGGCCTGCGCCACGCGCTGGATGTGGGGATGCATCTGATCCTGCCCGCAGCGACGCTGGGGCTGTTCTTCACCGCGCTCTATACGCGCATGATGCGTGCCTCGATGCTGGAGATCGCGGGCTCCGATTTCGTCAAGACCGCGCGCGCCAAGGGCGTTCCGGAAGGACGCATCGTGCGTCGGCATATCGCCCGCAACGCCATCCTGCCGGTGGTGACGCTGGCCGGCCTCCAGGCCGGTCAGATCGTCGGCGGTGCGGTGCTGACCGAGACGGTGTTCGGCTGGCCGGGGATCGGTCGGCTGATGTTCGAGGCGCTGGCGCAGCGTGACTATCAGGTGCTGCTCGGCGTGTTCTTCGTCTCCTCGGCCATGGTGGTTTTGTTCAACCTGATCACGGACGTCGTCTATCGCGTGGCTGATCCGCGCATCGAGGTGGGACGATGA